In Pan troglodytes isolate AG18354 chromosome 21, NHGRI_mPanTro3-v2.0_pri, whole genome shotgun sequence, one genomic interval encodes:
- the HSPA12B gene encoding heat shock 70 kDa protein 12B isoform X1 — protein sequence MLAVPEMGLQGLYIGSSPERSPVPSPPGSPRTQESCGIAPLTPSQSPKPEVRAPQQASFSVVVAIDFGTTSSGYAFSFASDPEAIHMMRKWEGGDPGVAHQKTPTCLLLTPEGAFHSFGYTARDYYHDLDPEEARDWLYFEKFKMKIHSATDLTLKTQLEAVNGKTMPALEVFAHALRFFREHALQELREQSPSLPEKDTVRWVLTVPAIWKQPAKQFMREAAYLAGLVSRENAEQLLIALEPEAASVYCRKLRLHQLLDLSGRAPGGGRLGERRSIDSSFRQAREQLRRSRHSRTFLVESGVGELWAEMQAGDRYVVADCGGGTVDLTVHQLEQPHGTLKELYKASGGPYGAVGVDLAFEQLLCRIFGEDFIATFKRQRPAAWVDLTIAFEARKRTAGPHRAGALNISLPFSFIDFYRKQRGHNVETALRRSSVNFVKWSSQGMLRMSCEAMNELFQPTVSGIIQHIEALLARPEVQGVKMLFLVGGFAESAVLQHAVQAALGARGLRVVVPHDVGLTILKGAVLFGQAPGVVRVRRSPLTYGVGVLNRFVPGRHPPEKLLVRDGRRWCTDVFERFVAAEQSVALGEEVRRSYCPARPGQRRVLINLYCCAAEDARFITDPGVRKCGALSLELEPADCGQDTAGAPPGRREIRAAMQFGDTEIKVTAVDVSTNRSVRASIDFLSN from the exons ATGTTGGCTGTCCCGGAGATGGGCCTGCAGGGGCTGTACATCG GCTCCAGCCCGGAGCGGTCCCCAGTGCCTAGCCCACCCGGCTCCCCGAGGACCCAGGAAAGCTGCGGCATTGCCCCCCTCACACCCTCGCAGTCTCCA AAACCCGAGGTCCGAGCCCCCCAGCAGGCCTCCTTCTCTGTGGTGGTGGCCATTGACTTCGGCACCACGTCTAGTGGCTATGCTTTCAGCTTTGCCAGTGACCCTGAGGCCATCCACATGATGAG GAAATGGGAGGGCGGAGACCCGGGCGTGGCCCACCAGAAGACCCCGACCTGCCTGCTGCTGACTCCGGAGGGCGCCTTCCACAGCTTTGGCTACACCGCCCGCGATTACTACCATGACCTGGACCCCGAAGAGGCGCGGGACTGGCTCTACTTCGAGAAGTTCAAGATGAAGATCCACAGCGCCACG GATCTCACCTTGAAGACCCAGCTAGAGGCAGTAAATGGAAAGACGATGCCCGCCCTGGAGGTGTTCGCCCATGCCCTGCGCTTCTTCAGGGAGCACGCCCTTCAG GAGCTGAGGGAGCAGAGCCCATCGCTGCCAGAGAAGGACACTGTGCGCTGGGTGTTGACGGTGCCTGCCATCTGGAAACAGCCAGCCAAGCAGTTCATGCGGGAGGCTGCCTACCTG GCTGGACTAGTGTCCCGAGAGAATGCAGAGCAGCTACTCATCGCCCTGGAGCCCGAGGCCGCCTCGGTATACTGCCGCAAGCTGCGCCTGCACCAGCTCCTGGACCTGAGTGGCCGGGCCCCAGGTGGTGGGCGCCTGGGTGAGCGCCGCTCCATCGACTCCAGCTTCCGTCAGG CTCGGGAGCAGCTGCGAAGGTCCCGCCACAGCCGCACGTTCCTGGTGGAGTCAGGCGTAGGAGAGCTGTGGGCAGAGATGCAAGCAG GAGACCGCTACGTGGTGGCCGACTGCGGCGGAGGCACCGTGGACCTGACGGTGCACCAGCTGGAGCAGCCCCATGGCACCCTCAAGGAGCTCTACAAGGCATCTG GGGGCCCTTATGGCGCGGTGGGCGTGGACCTGGCCTTCGAGCAGCTGCTGTGCCGCATCTTCGGCGAGGACTTCATCGCCACCTTCAAAAGGCAACGGCCGGCAGCCTGGGTAGATCTGACCATCGCCTTCGAGGCTCGCAAGCGCACTGCTGGCCCACACCGTGCAGGGGCGCTCAACATCTCGCTGCCCTTCTCCTTCATTGACTTCTACCGCAAGCAGCGGGGCCACAACGTGGAGACCGCTCTGCGCAGGAGCAG CGTGAACTTCGTGAAGTGGTCCTCACAGGGGATGCTCCGAATGTCTTGTGAAGCCATGAACGAGCTCTTTCAGCCCACCGTCAGCGGGATCATCCAGCACATAG AGGCCCTGCTGGCACGGCCAGAGGTGCAGGGTGTGAAGATGCTGTTCCTAGTGGGCGGCTTCGCCGAGTCAGCGGTGCTGCAGCACGCGGTGCAGGCGGCGCTGGGCGCCCGCGGTCTGCGTGTCGTGGTCCCGCACGACGTGGGCCTCACCATCCTCAAAGGCGCGGTGCTGTTCGGCCAGGCGCCGGGCGTGGTGCGGGTCCGCCGCTCGCCGCTCACCTATGGCGTGGGCGTGCTCAACCGCTTTGTGCCTGGGCGCCACCCGCCCGAAAAGCTGCTGGTTCGCGACGGCCGCCGCTGGTGCACCGACGTCTTCGAGCGCTTCGTGGCCGCCGAGCAGTCGGTGGCCCTGGGCGAGGAGGTGCGGCGCAGCTACTGCCCGGCGCGTCCCGGCCAGCGGCGCGTACTCATCAACCTGTACTGCTGCGCGGCAGAGGATGCGCGCTTCATCACCGACCCCGGCGTGCGCAAATGCGGCGCGCTCAGCCTCGAGCTTGAGCCCGCCGACTGCGGCCAGGACACCGCCGGCGCGCCTCCCGGCCGCCGCGAGATCCGCGCCGCCATGCAGTTTGGCGACACCGAAATTAAGGTCACCGCCGTCGACGTCAGCACCAATCGCTCCGTGCGCGCGTCCATCGACTTTCTTTCCAACTGA
- the HSPA12B gene encoding heat shock 70 kDa protein 12B isoform X2, whose protein sequence is MMRKWEGGDPGVAHQKTPTCLLLTPEGAFHSFGYTARDYYHDLDPEEARDWLYFEKFKMKIHSATDLTLKTQLEAVNGKTMPALEVFAHALRFFREHALQELREQSPSLPEKDTVRWVLTVPAIWKQPAKQFMREAAYLAGLVSRENAEQLLIALEPEAASVYCRKLRLHQLLDLSGRAPGGGRLGERRSIDSSFRQAREQLRRSRHSRTFLVESGVGELWAEMQAGDRYVVADCGGGTVDLTVHQLEQPHGTLKELYKASGGPYGAVGVDLAFEQLLCRIFGEDFIATFKRQRPAAWVDLTIAFEARKRTAGPHRAGALNISLPFSFIDFYRKQRGHNVETALRRSSVNFVKWSSQGMLRMSCEAMNELFQPTVSGIIQHIEALLARPEVQGVKMLFLVGGFAESAVLQHAVQAALGARGLRVVVPHDVGLTILKGAVLFGQAPGVVRVRRSPLTYGVGVLNRFVPGRHPPEKLLVRDGRRWCTDVFERFVAAEQSVALGEEVRRSYCPARPGQRRVLINLYCCAAEDARFITDPGVRKCGALSLELEPADCGQDTAGAPPGRREIRAAMQFGDTEIKVTAVDVSTNRSVRASIDFLSN, encoded by the exons ATGATGAG GAAATGGGAGGGCGGAGACCCGGGCGTGGCCCACCAGAAGACCCCGACCTGCCTGCTGCTGACTCCGGAGGGCGCCTTCCACAGCTTTGGCTACACCGCCCGCGATTACTACCATGACCTGGACCCCGAAGAGGCGCGGGACTGGCTCTACTTCGAGAAGTTCAAGATGAAGATCCACAGCGCCACG GATCTCACCTTGAAGACCCAGCTAGAGGCAGTAAATGGAAAGACGATGCCCGCCCTGGAGGTGTTCGCCCATGCCCTGCGCTTCTTCAGGGAGCACGCCCTTCAG GAGCTGAGGGAGCAGAGCCCATCGCTGCCAGAGAAGGACACTGTGCGCTGGGTGTTGACGGTGCCTGCCATCTGGAAACAGCCAGCCAAGCAGTTCATGCGGGAGGCTGCCTACCTG GCTGGACTAGTGTCCCGAGAGAATGCAGAGCAGCTACTCATCGCCCTGGAGCCCGAGGCCGCCTCGGTATACTGCCGCAAGCTGCGCCTGCACCAGCTCCTGGACCTGAGTGGCCGGGCCCCAGGTGGTGGGCGCCTGGGTGAGCGCCGCTCCATCGACTCCAGCTTCCGTCAGG CTCGGGAGCAGCTGCGAAGGTCCCGCCACAGCCGCACGTTCCTGGTGGAGTCAGGCGTAGGAGAGCTGTGGGCAGAGATGCAAGCAG GAGACCGCTACGTGGTGGCCGACTGCGGCGGAGGCACCGTGGACCTGACGGTGCACCAGCTGGAGCAGCCCCATGGCACCCTCAAGGAGCTCTACAAGGCATCTG GGGGCCCTTATGGCGCGGTGGGCGTGGACCTGGCCTTCGAGCAGCTGCTGTGCCGCATCTTCGGCGAGGACTTCATCGCCACCTTCAAAAGGCAACGGCCGGCAGCCTGGGTAGATCTGACCATCGCCTTCGAGGCTCGCAAGCGCACTGCTGGCCCACACCGTGCAGGGGCGCTCAACATCTCGCTGCCCTTCTCCTTCATTGACTTCTACCGCAAGCAGCGGGGCCACAACGTGGAGACCGCTCTGCGCAGGAGCAG CGTGAACTTCGTGAAGTGGTCCTCACAGGGGATGCTCCGAATGTCTTGTGAAGCCATGAACGAGCTCTTTCAGCCCACCGTCAGCGGGATCATCCAGCACATAG AGGCCCTGCTGGCACGGCCAGAGGTGCAGGGTGTGAAGATGCTGTTCCTAGTGGGCGGCTTCGCCGAGTCAGCGGTGCTGCAGCACGCGGTGCAGGCGGCGCTGGGCGCCCGCGGTCTGCGTGTCGTGGTCCCGCACGACGTGGGCCTCACCATCCTCAAAGGCGCGGTGCTGTTCGGCCAGGCGCCGGGCGTGGTGCGGGTCCGCCGCTCGCCGCTCACCTATGGCGTGGGCGTGCTCAACCGCTTTGTGCCTGGGCGCCACCCGCCCGAAAAGCTGCTGGTTCGCGACGGCCGCCGCTGGTGCACCGACGTCTTCGAGCGCTTCGTGGCCGCCGAGCAGTCGGTGGCCCTGGGCGAGGAGGTGCGGCGCAGCTACTGCCCGGCGCGTCCCGGCCAGCGGCGCGTACTCATCAACCTGTACTGCTGCGCGGCAGAGGATGCGCGCTTCATCACCGACCCCGGCGTGCGCAAATGCGGCGCGCTCAGCCTCGAGCTTGAGCCCGCCGACTGCGGCCAGGACACCGCCGGCGCGCCTCCCGGCCGCCGCGAGATCCGCGCCGCCATGCAGTTTGGCGACACCGAAATTAAGGTCACCGCCGTCGACGTCAGCACCAATCGCTCCGTGCGCGCGTCCATCGACTTTCTTTCCAACTGA